A window of the Sandaracinaceae bacterium genome harbors these coding sequences:
- a CDS encoding ATP-binding protein, with amino-acid sequence MSQLRKIVLTGGPSAGKTAVQQVAREQFGDRLILVPEAATLLFSGGFPLPTSDETRRAAQRAIYFVQRELEATFTAHAPADAVVLCDRGTADGAAYWKGTPDFFEAVGSTREAEHARYHTVIHMAVPTASGGYNLANPTRKETPEQAREVAAGIARAWAGHPRLFEVSNETDFVQKLEHTLDLIREAMGMDAEHALDVGD; translated from the coding sequence TTGAGTCAGCTCCGAAAGATCGTCCTCACGGGGGGCCCCAGCGCCGGCAAGACCGCCGTGCAGCAGGTGGCGCGCGAGCAGTTCGGGGACCGCCTCATCCTGGTCCCCGAGGCAGCCACCCTGCTCTTCTCCGGAGGCTTCCCGCTGCCGACCAGCGACGAGACGCGTCGCGCCGCCCAGCGGGCGATCTACTTCGTGCAGCGCGAGCTGGAGGCCACCTTCACCGCGCACGCCCCCGCCGACGCCGTGGTGCTCTGCGATCGAGGCACGGCTGACGGCGCGGCCTACTGGAAGGGCACCCCCGACTTCTTCGAGGCGGTCGGGTCCACCCGCGAGGCGGAGCACGCGCGCTACCACACGGTCATCCACATGGCCGTCCCCACGGCGAGCGGCGGCTACAACCTCGCGAACCCTACGCGCAAAGAGACGCCCGAGCAGGCGCGCGAGGTGGCCGCGGGGATCGCGCGGGCCTGGGCGGGCCACCCGCGCCTCTTCGAGGTGAGCAACGAGACCGACTTCGTGCAGAAGCTGGAGCACACCCTCGACCTGATC
- the rpmB gene encoding 50S ribosomal protein L28, which produces MSKVCEVTGKRAMRGNKVSHSNVKTTIFNQPNLQVKRFFVPEENRWVKLRVSTAGIREIDKRGIAAVLREIAARKSAPAS; this is translated from the coding sequence GTGTCCAAGGTCTGCGAAGTCACCGGTAAGCGCGCCATGCGCGGCAACAAGGTCTCTCACTCCAACGTGAAGACCACCATCTTCAACCAGCCCAACCTGCAGGTGAAGCGCTTCTTCGTCCCCGAAGAGAACCGCTGGGTGAAGCTGCGCGTGAGCACCGCGGGCATTCGTGAGATCGACAAGCGCGGCATCGCGGCCGTGCTGCGCGAGATCGCCGCTCGTAAGAGCGCCCCCGCCAGCTGA
- a CDS encoding YiiG family protein, whose translation MTETRDSVLGVGNAALMVATLWLVGGAVAGSGCGEESPPPPPPAPLVAPPQNTGVAPGVPGAPGQVAQPGQVPPPGAPAQVPPGEDAAALADRQMNDKIGPLIRDCLNRFDQAVGRSRGRYLQWVQSEERGPTGRERNVYGLYQISGDPSACQTAIQTSNAAPPASPELQAAATAYGAALTEVIAKVNDAYPYYERENYRDDGFERGRAMHAGLMAAFNAFRVASQELDDRVNTANRGITERRIARMASDPRRAVQVLVERHLLLADDTLKTIHDWNVERGHLTGIDAEALSAQVTQLETLTDQLTAAIGAGQGASAVDSTSGHWLSSYASNASELLTQAKGVMRRVRDNESFSRGEMMTLGSGGGAWMVDAAPPRMVREYNEMIDQYNRIRWVQ comes from the coding sequence ATGACAGAGACGAGAGACTCGGTTCTTGGCGTGGGCAACGCCGCGCTCATGGTCGCCACGCTGTGGCTGGTGGGTGGGGCGGTAGCGGGCAGCGGCTGCGGCGAAGAGAGCCCACCCCCACCCCCGCCGGCGCCGCTCGTGGCGCCGCCACAGAACACCGGGGTCGCGCCAGGCGTGCCCGGCGCGCCGGGACAGGTCGCCCAGCCCGGTCAGGTGCCGCCTCCCGGAGCCCCTGCGCAGGTGCCGCCCGGTGAGGACGCGGCCGCGCTCGCGGACCGGCAGATGAACGACAAGATCGGCCCGCTCATCCGAGACTGCCTCAACCGCTTCGACCAGGCGGTGGGCCGCTCGCGGGGGCGCTACCTGCAGTGGGTGCAGAGCGAGGAGCGCGGGCCCACGGGGCGCGAGCGCAACGTCTACGGCCTGTACCAGATCAGTGGGGACCCGAGCGCCTGTCAGACGGCCATCCAGACCTCCAACGCTGCACCTCCGGCCAGCCCCGAGCTGCAGGCTGCGGCGACGGCGTACGGCGCGGCCCTGACGGAGGTGATCGCCAAGGTGAACGACGCGTATCCGTACTACGAGCGCGAGAACTACCGGGACGACGGCTTCGAGCGCGGCCGCGCGATGCACGCGGGGTTGATGGCGGCGTTCAACGCGTTCCGCGTCGCGAGCCAAGAGCTGGACGACCGGGTCAACACGGCGAACCGCGGCATCACCGAGCGCCGCATCGCGCGCATGGCGAGCGACCCGCGCCGTGCTGTGCAGGTGCTGGTGGAGCGCCACCTGCTGCTGGCCGACGACACGCTCAAGACCATCCACGACTGGAACGTGGAGCGGGGCCACTTGACCGGCATCGACGCGGAAGCTCTCTCGGCGCAGGTCACGCAGCTGGAGACGCTGACGGACCAGCTGACCGCGGCCATCGGAGCCGGGCAGGGCGCCAGTGCAGTGGACTCCACGTCGGGACACTGGCTGTCGAGCTACGCCAGCAACGCCAGCGAGCTGCTCACGCAGGCGAAGGGCGTGATGCGCCGCGTGCGCGACAACGAGAGCTTCTCGCGTGGCGAGATGATGACCCTCGGCAGCGGCGGCGGCGCCTGGATGGTGGACGCCGCGCCGCCGCGGATGGTGCGCGAGTACAACGAGATGATCGACCAGTACAACCGCATCCGCTGGGTGCAGTAG
- a CDS encoding ATP-binding cassette domain-containing protein — MGVRQWFDSFTGASAEAVRRVDPEVLADPVHVRVRDVHKHYGPHHVLKGLSFDIMRGKTNVIIGPSGSGKTVLMRQLIRLEKPDAGQILVNNRDFVVLDGMELDAMRRTMGMVFQMSALFDSMTVFENVAFPLREHTKMSNKEIRERVMDRLESLGIGHAWSKSPAELSGGMQKRVAVARSMVLETDILIYDEPTTGLDPITTCTVDDLIAEAEEKFGVTSIVISHDMASVFRIADRITFMYFGEVQASGTPRELLESLNEPTMEFILASGVSRDLIDGRRNE; from the coding sequence ATGGGCGTGCGTCAGTGGTTCGACAGCTTCACCGGCGCGTCGGCCGAGGCGGTGCGCCGCGTGGACCCCGAGGTCCTGGCCGACCCCGTGCACGTGCGCGTGCGGGACGTCCACAAGCACTACGGGCCGCACCACGTGCTCAAGGGTCTCAGCTTCGACATCATGCGGGGCAAGACCAACGTCATCATCGGCCCCTCCGGGTCGGGCAAGACAGTCTTGATGCGGCAGCTCATCCGGCTGGAGAAGCCCGACGCGGGGCAGATCCTGGTGAACAACCGGGACTTCGTGGTGCTGGACGGCATGGAGCTCGACGCCATGCGCCGCACCATGGGCATGGTGTTCCAGATGTCGGCGCTGTTCGACAGCATGACCGTGTTCGAGAACGTGGCGTTCCCGCTGCGCGAGCACACCAAGATGAGCAACAAGGAGATCCGCGAGCGGGTGATGGACCGCCTCGAGTCACTGGGCATCGGCCACGCCTGGAGCAAGTCCCCCGCGGAGCTGAGCGGCGGCATGCAGAAGCGCGTGGCCGTGGCGCGCTCGATGGTGCTCGAGACGGATATCCTGATCTACGACGAGCCCACGACGGGGCTCGACCCGATCACCACGTGCACGGTGGACGACCTGATCGCGGAGGCCGAGGAGAAGTTCGGCGTGACCAGCATCGTGATCAGTCACGACATGGCGAGCGTGTTCCGCATCGCCGATCGCATCACGTTCATGTACTTCGGCGAGGTGCAGGCGTCGGGCACCCCGCGCGAGCTGCTGGAGAGCCTGAACGAGCCCACGATGGAGTTCATCCTCGCCTCGGGTGTCAGCCGGGACCTGATCGACGGCCGTCGCAACGAGTGA
- a CDS encoding ABC transporter permease, which yields MSANDADADAPEEAQSAPAPETRKKRVPRDPNRAVGASAHAQPAPPPLWRTAGVKLLTAIMSPIAELGALSRMLGQVVFWGLRPPYRGRIFIHCMEYVGVQSIFIVGITGFFVGAVLGLQLVNGFRDLGVESQTGSVVGFALSREIGPVFTALMVSSRAGSAMTTELGSMRVTNQIDALITMAVNPVQYLVVPRVVAGLLMVPILTIFFDVIGMSGAWLVCTKLLGLDSGVFLDRMRWIVDWKDVHLGLTKAAVFGVTVCLIACRQGFYAKGGAAGVGQATNRSVVHNAIAILLLDYLVTGIVLGEGLG from the coding sequence ATGTCTGCGAACGACGCCGACGCTGACGCGCCCGAGGAGGCGCAATCAGCCCCTGCCCCCGAGACCCGGAAGAAGCGCGTACCGCGCGATCCGAACCGGGCCGTCGGCGCGAGCGCACACGCACAACCGGCGCCCCCTCCCCTGTGGAGGACGGCTGGGGTCAAGCTCCTCACCGCCATCATGAGCCCCATCGCCGAGCTGGGCGCGCTGTCGCGAATGCTTGGCCAGGTGGTCTTCTGGGGCCTGCGCCCGCCGTACCGCGGCCGCATCTTCATCCACTGCATGGAGTACGTGGGCGTCCAGTCCATCTTCATCGTGGGCATCACGGGCTTCTTCGTAGGCGCCGTGCTGGGGCTGCAGCTGGTCAACGGCTTCCGTGACCTGGGCGTGGAGAGCCAGACGGGCTCGGTCGTAGGCTTCGCCCTGTCGCGTGAGATCGGCCCCGTGTTCACGGCGCTCATGGTCTCCAGCCGCGCGGGCAGCGCCATGACCACCGAGCTCGGCTCCATGCGCGTCACCAACCAGATCGACGCGCTCATCACGATGGCCGTGAACCCCGTGCAGTACCTGGTGGTTCCGCGCGTCGTCGCTGGCCTGCTGATGGTCCCCATCCTCACCATCTTCTTCGACGTCATCGGCATGTCCGGTGCCTGGCTGGTGTGCACGAAGCTGCTGGGCCTCGACAGCGGCGTGTTCCTCGACCGCATGCGCTGGATCGTGGACTGGAAGGACGTTCACTTGGGCCTGACCAAGGCGGCGGTGTTCGGCGTCACGGTGTGCCTCATCGCCTGCCGCCAGGGCTTCTACGCGAAGGGCGGCGCGGCGGGCGTGGGCCAGGCGACGAACCGCTCCGTCGTCCACAACGCCATCGCGATCCTGTTGTTGGACTACCTGGTCACGGGCATCGTGCTCGGTGAGGGGCTCGGCTGA
- a CDS encoding SUMF1/EgtB/PvdO family nonheme iron enzyme yields the protein MTLLRPRRSGCRTVALFVATLGWQPGCRIAAEQHASMAHHETEAPARAPSLPAAEVDGRAPAPRDVGASSNPLLLIPAGEPQLGEAGYPENPLRIAYLSSFRINRTEVTVAAYAECVSGGACAPYATPAPLAAPREPRLEAERAWMISLCNYGHADRAHHPMNCVTRDEAATYCAAHGQRLPTQEEWEYAGRGLDGRRYPWGDARVDTGDVTNWGDQALKRHRDALGLDTQRWYAPYDDGFAGTAPVGSFRRDSSVFGVLDMAGNVGEWTSTYYGELVRLGEGEDQRGDPVVAGADWISGGGLVDVADTPGDSSAPWYGFRCAADVDP from the coding sequence ATGACGTTGCTCCGCCCCCGCAGGTCAGGGTGCCGCACGGTGGCGCTGTTCGTCGCGACCCTGGGTTGGCAACCCGGCTGTCGCATCGCGGCCGAGCAGCATGCCTCGATGGCCCACCACGAGACCGAGGCGCCAGCCCGTGCACCGTCGCTTCCAGCGGCCGAGGTCGACGGCCGAGCGCCGGCGCCGCGCGACGTCGGCGCGTCGAGCAACCCGTTGCTGCTCATCCCGGCCGGCGAACCGCAGCTCGGCGAAGCGGGCTATCCCGAGAACCCGCTGCGCATCGCGTACCTGAGCAGCTTTCGCATCAACCGTACGGAAGTGACCGTCGCCGCCTATGCCGAGTGCGTGTCCGGCGGGGCGTGTGCGCCCTACGCCACGCCCGCGCCGCTCGCGGCTCCTCGTGAGCCACGGCTGGAGGCCGAGCGGGCGTGGATGATCAGCCTCTGCAACTACGGTCACGCTGACCGGGCGCACCACCCCATGAACTGTGTCACCCGCGATGAGGCCGCCACCTACTGTGCGGCTCACGGCCAGCGTCTACCCACGCAAGAGGAGTGGGAGTATGCGGGGCGAGGACTCGATGGGCGTCGCTACCCGTGGGGCGATGCTCGCGTCGACACGGGGGACGTCACGAACTGGGGTGACCAAGCGCTGAAGCGACACCGGGACGCCCTCGGACTCGACACGCAACGCTGGTACGCCCCATACGACGATGGGTTCGCGGGCACCGCGCCAGTCGGCTCCTTCCGGCGTGACTCCAGCGTCTTCGGCGTGCTGGACATGGCTGGGAACGTCGGCGAGTGGACCTCCACGTACTACGGCGAGCTCGTCCGTCTGGGCGAGGGAGAGGACCAACGAGGCGACCCCGTGGTCGCCGGGGCGGACTGGATCTCCGGGGGCGGTCTCGTGGACGTTGCGGACACTCCAGGCGATTCGTCGGCCCCTTGGTACGGGTTCCGTTGCGCGGCCGACGTGGATCCCTGA